From Elephas maximus indicus isolate mEleMax1 chromosome 1, mEleMax1 primary haplotype, whole genome shotgun sequence, a single genomic window includes:
- the LOC126077765 gene encoding LOW QUALITY PROTEIN: olfactory receptor 2J3-like (The sequence of the model RefSeq protein was modified relative to this genomic sequence to represent the inferred CDS: inserted 2 bases in 1 codon): protein MNDNGKXNASSEGYFILLGFSNWPHLEVVLFVVILIFYLMTLIGNLFIIILLYLDSHLHTPMYFFLLNLSLLDLCYTTSSIPQLLVNLWGPEKTISYVGCMIQLYFVLALGITECVLLVVMSYDRYAAVCRPLHYTVLMHPRFCHQLAVASWVSGFTGSALHSSFTFRVPLCGHRQVDHFFCEVPALLQLPCVDIRANELTLMVMSSIFVIIPFILILSSYSAIVWAVLRMQSTSGFQKVLGTCGAHLIVVFLFFIPVMYIYLQPPSGKSQDQAKFIALFYTVVTPSLNPLIYTLRNKDVRGAVKRLMG, encoded by the exons ATGAATGACAATGGAAA AAACGCAAGTTCTGAAGGCTACTTTATTCTACTGGGTTTTTCTAATTGGCCTCATCTGGAAGTGGttctctttgtggttatcttgataTTCTACTTGATGACACTGATTGGCAATCTGTTCATCATTATCCTGTTGTACTTGGACTCCCATCTTCAtactcccatgtactttttccttttaaatctcTCTCTTCTGGACCTCTGCTATACCACTAGCTCCATCCCTCAGTTGCTGGTCAACCTCTGGGGTCCTGAGAAGACCATCTCTTATGTTGGTTGCATGATTCAACTCTACTTTGTCCTTGCACTGGGAATCACAGAGTGTGTCCTACTGGTGGTGATGTCCTATGACCGTTATGCAGCTGTGTGTAGACCCTTGCATTACACTGTCCTCATGCACCCTCGTTTTTGCCACCAATTGGCTGTGGCTTCTTGGGTAAGTGGCTTCACTGGCTCAGCACTTCATTCCTCCTTTACCTTCCGGGTTCCTTTGTGTGGACATCGCCAGGTGGatcactttttctgtgaagttcCAGCACTGTTGCAACTGCCATGTGTTGACATCCGTGCTAACGAGCTGACCCTTATGGTCATGAGCTCCATTTTTGTAATCATACCATTTATTCTCATTCTCAGTTCCTACAGTGCCATTGTCTGGGCTGTGCTGAGAATGCAGTCAACAAGTGGATTTCAGAAAGTCCTTGGCACATGTGGAGCCCATCTTATAgttgtatttctcttttttattccaGTTATGTACATATATCTCCAGCCACCATCTGGGAAATCTCAAGATCAAGCCAAGTTCATTGCCCTCTTTTATACTGTTGTCACACCTAGCCTTAACCCACTAATCTATACCCTTAGGAACAAAGATGTAAGAGGTGCAGTAAAGAGACTAATGGGGTGA